Proteins encoded together in one Syntrophales bacterium window:
- the rapZ gene encoding RNase adapter RapZ codes for MKKLRVVIITGLSGSGKSTALRALEDIGFFCVDNLPVVLLPRFLEVRSHDPDISKVAMVMDLREKSFLQKYEKIFARLKEKGYRIEILFLDATDEALLHRFSETRRVHPLSVKGSIMEGIIIERKKLSPLKQMADKVIDTTSCNVHQLKDAVQRYFIPSSWERRLVIHVTSFGYRYGLPADADIVLDVRFLPNPHFVEELKHYDGHNPDVCDYVLGFEESKVFIQKLFKLMTFLIPLYEKEGKSRLNIALGCTGGRHRSVVMANQLGAYFSDKNYLVTIVHRDITKS; via the coding sequence ATCACCGGGCTTTCCGGTTCCGGTAAGAGTACGGCGCTCCGGGCACTGGAAGATATCGGCTTTTTTTGCGTTGATAATCTGCCTGTTGTTTTACTTCCCAGGTTCCTTGAGGTTCGGTCCCATGATCCGGATATTTCAAAAGTCGCCATGGTCATGGACTTGAGGGAAAAAAGCTTTCTGCAAAAATATGAAAAAATATTTGCCCGGCTGAAGGAAAAGGGATACAGGATTGAGATACTCTTTCTTGACGCCACTGATGAGGCCCTGCTGCATCGTTTCAGTGAGACGAGAAGGGTTCATCCCTTATCCGTAAAGGGTTCCATTATGGAGGGCATCATCATCGAAAGGAAGAAACTATCCCCTCTGAAACAAATGGCCGATAAAGTCATTGATACTACATCCTGCAATGTGCACCAATTAAAGGATGCCGTTCAGAGATATTTTATCCCTTCCTCGTGGGAAAGGAGGCTGGTTATTCACGTAACATCGTTTGGGTACCGATATGGACTACCCGCCGATGCGGATATTGTGCTGGATGTCCGCTTTCTTCCCAACCCCCATTTTGTGGAAGAGTTAAAGCATTACGATGGCCATAACCCCGATGTCTGTGACTATGTCTTAGGATTCGAGGAAAGCAAGGTATTCATTCAAAAATTATTCAAGTTAATGACGTTTCTCATACCCCTCTATGAAAAAGAGGGGAAGTCAAGGCTCAATATCGCCCTCGGATGCACCGGTGGCAGGCATCGCTCCGTCGTCATGGCGAATCAACTGGGGGCCTATTTTTCGGATAAGAATTATCTGGTCACCATCGTCCACAGGGACATCACCAAAAGTTAA